Proteins from one Oncorhynchus gorbuscha isolate QuinsamMale2020 ecotype Even-year linkage group LG18, OgorEven_v1.0, whole genome shotgun sequence genomic window:
- the LOC124002933 gene encoding beta-1,3-galactosyltransferase 6-like translates to MSLVRVVCRHKTALAIGGVCLFAVVLLFLAKCTSETLKQGQADPPGLAPHAAHSQPRAEHPELPSRPKDLSAFLVVLITTGPKYTERRSIIRSTWLAKKDPEVLAMFVVGTEGLPAEDMQNINTEQGRHKDLLLLPALRDSYENLTLKLLHMYSWLDHNVDFKFVLKADDDTFARLDLLKEELKSKEPSRLYWGFFSGRGRVKTAGKWRESAWELCDYYLPYALGGGYLLSCDLVHYIRINTAYLKVWQSEDVSLGAWLAPVDVKRTHDPRFDTEYKSRGCSNKYMVTHKQSLEDMLEKQQTLQRDGRLCKEEVKLRLSYVYDWSVPPSQCCQRKDGIP, encoded by the exons ATGAGCCTGGTCCGCGTCGTGTGTCGTCACAAGACGGCCCTGGCCATCGGGGGAGTGTGcctctttgctgttgttctcctTTTCCTCGCCAAGTGTACCTCGGAGACCCTAAAACAGGGCCAGGCCGACCCTCCAGGCCTAGCACCCCACGCTGCCCACTCCCAGCCCCGAGCAGAGCACCCTGAGCTCCCCTCACGCCCCAAAGACCTCTCGGCCTTCCTGGTGGTCCTCATCACCACAGGACCTAAGTACACAGAGCGCAGGAGCATTATCCGTAGTACCTGGCTGGCTAAGAAGGATCCGGAGGTTCTAGCTATGTTCGTGGTGGGAACCGAGGGTCTGCCCGCAGAGGATATGCAGAACATCAACACAGAGCAGGGGCGGCACAAAGACCTGCTCTTACTCCCCGCGCTGCGAGACTCGTATGAGAACCTGACCCTGAAGCTGCTGCATATGTATTCCTGGCTAGATCACAACGTAGACTTCAAGTTTGTGTTAAAAGCGGACGATGACACTTTTGCTCGTCTGGACCTGTTGAAG GAGGAGCTGAAGTCTAAAGAACCCAGCCGGCTGTACTGGGGCTTCTTCTCAGGCCGCGGTCGCGTGAAGACAGCAGGGAAGTGGAGGGAGTCGGCCTGGGAGCTGTGTGACTACTACCTACCCTACGCCCTGGGTGGAGGCTACCTGCTCTCCTGCGACCTCGTACACTACATCCGAATCAACACGGCCTACCTCAAGGTGTGGCAGAGCGAGGACGTGTCACTGGGGGCGTGGCTAGCCCCGGTGGACGTCAAACGGACACACGACCCTCGATTCGACACGGAGTACAAGTCTCGGGGGTGTAGTAATAAATACATGGTGACTCACAAGCAGAGCCTGGAGGATATGTTGGAGAAACAGCAGACGCTGCAGAGAGATGGGAGGCTGTGTAAGGAAGAGGTTAAACTCCGCCTGAGCTACGTGTACGACTGGAGCGTCCCGCCCTCACAGTGCTGCCAGAGGAAGGATGGAATACCCTGA
- the LOC124002940 gene encoding protein kish-B has translation MTNVYSFDGIVVFGLLYICTCAYLKKVPRLNSWLLSEKKGVWGVFYKAAVIGTRLHHAVAITCLSMALYLVFLK, from the exons ATGACAAATG TGTACTCGTTCGATGGGATTGTGGTGTTTGGGCTTCTGTACATCTGTACGTGTGCGTACCTCAAGAAGGTGCCTCGCTTAAACAGTTGGCTACTTTCTGAGAAGAAGGGAGTGTGGGGGGTGTTCTATAAAG CTGCAGTGATTGGGACCAGACTCCACCATGCTGTGGCTATAACCTGTCTGTCGATGGCATTGTACCTCGTTTTCTTAAAGTGA